The Vigna unguiculata cultivar IT97K-499-35 chromosome 11, ASM411807v1, whole genome shotgun sequence genomic sequence tataaaattgaaataatgtatacataatattaaatagttatatttagggataacaaaatttgttacaacaatttatagatatttttaaatacagaAAATTTAAAGGTACAATAACCACCGATAACAAATTTCTTTTAGCAAACAAAAGTTACAATGGATCAAcacaataatacaaataatagaGGATAAATtagttatatcttttaaatatatgaaaagattATTCAAAATAAGATATCATAATCCATCTTATCTGGTGGTAAATAAATAGTCATCCCGCTCCAATTACAGAACAGGGACAAAACTGCATTTGTGTTCTATAATTAAGAAAGCAAAAACCGTAGCAGtgagtagaagaagaagaaatttaagATCACAAAAACGTGGAAAGGACAAGAGAGTAATATCAATTGACCATCTTTACGCATATTCGAGTCTTGTCTGTTCGGTTGGTTCTCTCTTTCCTGTTTAAttcctattttattttgtctttccTCTTTTCAGATTTGGTAGGCGGCTCCTCCAAATCGGACCCTTTTTCTTTCCAATTCCCTCTTCCTCAATTTTACCCAACACAACACCTTCTCTTCAAGTTTCCCAAAACAAACATAACTGGTAAAACGTTCATTAACCTTTTCAAGGTTTGTTCCATTCCAAAGAACAAAAGCTACGCACCTCTTCCCTTCCCCCATCATCGAGAATTGTCTCAAGTTTCGTTTTTTACGTGCTGGGGTTGCTCAGATTCGAATTGGGTATCGAGAATGTTCAACGGTATGATGGATCCCGATTTGATAAGAATCGCTCAGGAGCATATGAGTCGCATGTCACCTGCTGAGTTGGCTCGGATCCAACAACAGGTATGTCTTTTATCCTTCTCTACTCTTCCATGCAATTGTATTTGTGGGTTTGTCGCATTATTTCTTAGGCTCCGAGGTGCAATGTCAGAATCAGGTTTTTAAATTGCTGTGGCATTTGCAGTTTCGTCGCGATCGTTGATTTCGCAAAATAGTTTTATTGATGCGGCCACAATTGCTGCCaggggattttttttttaaatccatgTCAGAATTAACTCTAATTCGTTATGAATTCATCCCTCTATGATGCCCTTTTCGGAGGGTACAAAATGGGCAAAAATAGGTGGTTTTTGTTGAAGAAGCTCTCAATctaaactttttataattatggtttGGCTATGTTAAACCCTTTTTTTAATGTCTGTGTTTTGtggaatttaaatttgaatgttAGGTTATGGAATGCTAGTATTTAGGATAAGTGTTTTTGGTTTATGTGAAGGAACATGTCTTGGGTTTTGATGCCGAGGTTTGTATATAGGATCAATGTTAATTGTGGTGTTGTGCAATGTTACTTGGAATTGCAGATGATGTCTAATCCAGAGCTGATGAGGATGGCCTCGGAGAGCATGAAGAACATGAGTTCTGAGGACTTTAAACTTGCTGCTGAGCAGTTAAAGCATACTCGCCCGGAAGAAATGGCTGAGATTGGTGAGAAGATGGCCAATGCGTCCCCTGATGAAGTGGCAGCGATGCGATCCCGGGTTGATGCCCAGATCAAATATCAGTTGAGTGCAGCTGAGATGTTGAAGAAGCAGGTCAGTTGTTAGTGAGAACTTTAACTGGTAGTGTCTTTGTAAAACATGAACCGTAAACCactggaatttttttttcttttatcttatatattgATTAGTTATGCATGAAATGCGACAATGAGATGAATCGATGTTTTAGGAAAAAAAGGACGACAGTTTAGGAGTATGAAAGAGTTGATAACAGGCACATTCGATTCTTTCTGTTGGATGCATACTACTATGACAATGTGGCAGTGTGTTACTCCTTGAAACCTAAAATAATTCGCTGAAAAACCAAATTATCATACAATGAGGAAAATGCTTTTCCAGAAGTATTGATCCATTGAGAAAGATACATAAATGAAATTAcatttagataattattttgttcaatGGAATGTTCTAATCAGAAAATATACATGCCGTCATTGCATAATAGTTATAGACACGAATATGCACTATCTACTACCCTGACAacatattacaaatttttagtTTCTGTAAATATCTGTCGTGTGCCTTGATGaaccaaaattaaatctttcagGGCAATGAACTTCATAGTCAAGGAAAGTTCAGTGAAGCTTTGAAGAAGTATATGCTTGTAAGTAAACTTTCTGTGGCCACTTTAGAATTGAAACATGGGactaaattatcatttttttattccattacattaatttaatttttaatattataggCTAAAGAAAACATCAAAGAGATTCCATCTTTTCAAAGTAGAAAGCTTCTTTTGGCATGTTCTCTCAACTTGATGTCCTGTTACTTGAAGACAAGGCAGTATAATGAGTGCATAAAAGAAGGTTCTGAGGTATTTGTAATTCCTTTTCTTTTGCCATTGAAATATGATGTTAATCGTAAACTGTAATAGCCAACTTCAATATTGAAGTAGTGGGAATTATGTGGAAATTCTTTGGCTTAGAAAtaggaaagaaagaaattatttcacCATACTATTTTTCTTCTGTAATAATGCAAATATAGTCTTGATTCTAATTGGCTATTTGGAAATTGGCTGTTTCATCGTAGAAGTCTATTAATGTGCTTTAACTATGGTAGGTTTTGGCATATGATGCGAAGAATCTTAAGGCTCTTTATCGAAGAGGTCAAGCATATAAGGAACTAGGTCGACTAAATGTGAGCTTTGTTGTGACTCAATTAACTTTTTTAcatcaaaattgacattttatttCAGTTATATTTAGTACCATTCCTGTTTTCTTAGGATGCTGTTTCTGATCTGAGCAAGGCGCATGAAGTGTCCCCTGATGATGATACAGTTACAGAGCTTTTACGGTGTGATGCTACTTCCTTCCACATACTTGCACCTTTTTTATAAACAGAAGTATTTATTGATTTGcttattaaatatatgtatgataCATCTACTGATGTAATTTACGAGTCTCTAATTATGATTTATAGATTATGAgtaatttttcttcaatttctaaCTATAATTCAATGTAAATATTGGATTATATACTGAATTAAGTATATCTGTTATATGTTCACTTTCatgttttttcaattgaatcatgTGTAAtctataataaaagaattaatatgttaGAAGTAAGCTGATATAAAGTGCTTATTTCAGGGATACCAAGGAAAAATTGACAATGGGAGGTGGTGAGCAATCGACTAGCGGTATGTGTGcccccaaatttttttttctagtttacCTTTCACTTTGCCTTAACCCTATCAGCTTTGTGGTTGTAATAAATGTCATAGTTAAGTTAACTTTGTTTGCATCATGCTTGTAGGACTAGTAATCGAAGAAATAACCGAAGAAGTCGAGGATGTACCTCCTAAAAGCTCTTTGGAACAAACAGTGGTTCAAAAAAAATCTGGTGACACCACTAAGAGTACAAGTACAGTTAACAATGGAAATTCCACATCAAATGCAGACAGTTTAGATGCATTGAGAAAAGATCCTGAAGCTGTCAGGTAGTTAGcatttttgtaaaagttgtAAATGGTCTGTCTAGAAAAATTTCTCCCTAAGCATTTATAGGAAAAATAATGCAATAAACTTCTCTATAAGCTAATTTATGGACGTTTTTATACATATTCAATATGAGTTTTAACTtcatataaactaatttttgttaatggagaaatttctgttttctttcttattttcttttcttatatatgtttatgGAAAAAATTAACCAAACAGGACCTAAGcatgttgtgttttgttttggtgAAAATGTTTATAGGTCATTCCAGAACTTCATTCAAAACACGAATCCTGCCACATTGGCTTCTTTGAATGCTGGACAATTCAAAGATGTGTCCCCAGATATGATCAAAACCACCTCTGATGTAATTAGTAAGATGTCACCTGATGAACTGCAAAAAATGCTTGACATGGCTTCTTCATTTCAAGGGGACAACCAATTCTTTAGAGGAGGTCCCCCTGATTCTTCTTTCAACCCGGGATCAATGCCTCCCAATGTCACACCTGACATGTTTAAAGCAGCAAGTGATATGATAAGTAAAATGCCAGCTGATGACCTCAAGAAGATGTTTGAAATGGCATCATCACTGAAAGGGAAGGAATCTATTCCATCAGCAGCAGCAGTAGATGAGATCCAAAGAAATGTTTATCAGTCGAACATGCCATCATCAAGTACTAATGAAACTACTAATTATGGGGAATCAAGTTCTTCTCATAATGTGTTTTCAAATATGAGAAGTGGTTCTCAGTCAAACTTTCCTTCCTCGAGTACTGATCTACAAGAACAGATGAGAAACCAGATGAAAGATCCAGCCATGCGGCAGGTATGTTTCCGTTACTGGTTATGTATATAAAATGATTACTAGCTTTCTTTTACATACCTGTCTGGACTTTAAATGGAATCAAGTTTCTCTCTTTATTACTCATGTTACTGCGAGTAATTCCTGACTTTTCGCATGgtcattttgtgttttcttttgacAAGTACTACAGATTCTCCATCTAGAAACATTCTTGTCTTCAGTATTAAGTATATATTCTCTTACAAAAGTTTAATGTTGTTTTGGCAGATGTTCACATCCATGATTAAAAATATGAGCCCAGAAATGATGGCAAACATGGGTGAACAATTTGGTGTTAAGCTTTCACCAGAAGAGGCAGCAAGAGCTCAGAAAGCCGTCTCATCCATGTCACCAGAGAGCTTGGATAAAATGGTATCTTCAAGCCCAAACTCTACACTATATTCATGTAGTCTGGCattcatcaataaaatttagtttgcattcataaaaaaattgtgtaccTAAGATGAGGACGGTAAAATAGACTTGTggcaattataatttataatgcaAGTGAAAGTGAGATCCTTGGTTAATTGAAAAAACACAGTATAGGGTTTAGATAAGCTTAGGTTGGTTGGTTGTAGACTTGTTTTAGTAATAAGATGAACCTTTTCACTTTGTCTTTGTAGATGCTTTGGGCAGACAGGATTCAAAGAGGAGTTGAATCTGCAAAAAAGACAAAGAACTGGCTGCTAGGGAAGCCTGGCATGATCTTTGCAATATGCATGCTCATTTTGGCTATCATTCTTCACCGGTTAGGCTTCATTGGTGGCTAGAGTAAGGGTATAACATTATGAGATAACCTAGGCATTCAAACTCAACCATAATCTTCTTGTGTGATGACATGATTGAATGAATTATCAGCCAAGAGACAATGGAGAGAGGAAGGGACATACATTAGTTACCTGGAAAGCAGTGCCAAATTGGCATCTCATCAGATGTGTCCAAATTGAGAATGTGActgactttttttttgtaatatattagcTTTTGAGTTGTTTGCCATTTAGCACTGGGAGGAACCCTATCATCCAATAAATTGGTAACCTTTTATCATTTTGGTATCCTACTGTAGCGTTTGATTTGTTAAGATTATTTGTAAAATGTACACAATTCCTTAATTATGTTATGCTCACTCAAATCTATGGAACTACTAATTAGAGGATATAGTTTTACCCCTGTCAGAAATCTGTTTATGTTTTATCTGGTCATTATTTTGTCCCATGCGATTTCACTCATTTTTACTGTTTTTAGTTTTCTGGTCATGTGTGTGGCTGCCATGCTATGTTCTCACGTTTgcttatcaattatttattgtcactgATTCTTATTCATGGTTATATGTACTTTCTAGATAAAACCTTTTTGTGAAAGAGCAGTTTCAACACCCAATATATCTTGAGAagtcttgaaaaaaaaaagaattatcatGATTATCTCGAAAGATATCATCCCAGGTATTATATCTTGAAAAGtcttgaaaaaaattatcatgattATCTCGAATCATCTCAGGTCCTACCTAATACCATGCATAATACCATCtatattctattttaattaaattgactAACTTTgacacaaaaaatacaaaactttaTTCATgtcatacataaaaaaaataaaaaaatcatctaaATCCGATAATTTCTTAAACTTCAttggaatatattaatttaggtataaatgataaatatttcatttttaaaaattatcctGTTTCTTCACGTGCATTCACTTATAAAAACATTCTCCCAGTAATTTTATACGAAGAATTCGTATAATTATAGATTTTACTTCttatagaaatatattatatatcaccaaacatatttttatgaaaaataaaattattttcttgtcaatatttaattaaacttaattttataaaattcttcACTTTTTCCGTACCTTATTTCTTTAGAGGTGGAATAACAAGAACATCGTCTTTTTAATCATCATCTTAGATTTGATCTAACCAAAAATTTATctttccatttaaaattataaaattatatgtaaaattataataaaattatatataaaattataatattgtgcACAAATCTAAACATGGACATTTTGTGACGTTGTCATTAGAATACTAATAAGTAAAATCATTAGAATACTAATGAGTAAAAGCACCCCCAAACCATTGTATAACAGTATTTTTCAAGTCAttaatgtttttgtattttttttttgtgtgaattaaattaatatataaatgtgtactcagttttatttagatttaattcAAGGCGAGGAGGCGATGTAAcaagaaattttaagaaaacataaatttatacgATTTTGTATGATGATTTTATGATATTACTGTATTACTGTAAAATCATATTGTAAGTACGATGTAAAATCATATGATTATACGTAAAATCTAACTTGTAAGTACGATGTAAAATCATATGATCTtacaattttatgatttaaatcgTAGCATTTAAAACTATTATGTATTTATCttactaataaaaattttagataaaaaaacatttatttatattgaattacacgttttttttttaactagactttctttaattaaatattttgtaagtaTGTATGAATATCttaacattacaaaaatatttataattttaaatttatgatattttttaattgtttttctcAATTCTTACCGTTATTTAccactaaaaattattaattgctATAActaaaacaatacaaaatatttatatttatgatttaatataaataaagtaattatatatatatatactatttctatttgttaataataatagtaataataataatatttttcttagaatttataatttatatttatgagaccattttttatttatttaaataatttaaaataaatacggaataaaattttaagttatGTTTAAGTGtgtaaattacaatttaaattacttagttattcattttcaaaatattatatctttaaaCTCATTTTGTCCTATATTCTCTCcaatgcaaatatttttttactctttttttttaaagcacATACATGTTCCTATCTTATTCAATCAAATCTTATTTTAGGATAAATTTATGTTCTATTaaatcttttatacttttttttggTTTAGTATATGCACATACATCATAATATTCATAGGTTTTACTATTTGAGAATGCTTTATTTTGATAGGTCTAATATCGTTATCATCGCTTTGTTTGGTTAAGTAACGTAGTTaggtaatttaaaatttcttagtTATTTCTTTAGGTGAGAGGTGATATGTCTTTGAATGTGAGTAATTATTAGATAATAATAGTTGGTTGAAttacaatcaaattatttgtgtttttgttaGGATGGGTTAAACTTGTAAGTTGAACGCTAACTTTGAACTAGTTATTGAATTGTGTTGATTTATTGTGGAATAAACGGGATAGACCATATTCTAAAATAATGATGAAATTGTAGTTTTGATTATAAAAAAGGTGGAAATTAATGTTAGAACATGTTGCAATAAGTAAAATTAGTTGAATTGATTTAACAATATTCATAACTTTGAATTGATGTAACAATATGCATAACTTTATTGTTTTGCATATACATGGTTGTTGCTAGACCAATGTTCAAGTGATAGTATTTATTGCATGAATAAAGTATTATATCGCTCAAAAACTGAAATTTCCTTCATCAAGGACATTAATGAGAACATTCTCCTCTTCTAGGGGTGGGATAACAAGAATATTGTCTTTTTCGTCATCACCATAGGTTTGATCTAATCAAATCTTCATCTCCCTATTTAAAACTCAGGTTAACTTATAACCATAATCTACCATTCTAAATACTTGTATTATAGGAAATACAcccttcaaatattaaataaattatatactattttgtacaaaattataatattgtacgcaaaattgtaaaattgtatgcaaaattataatattgtacACAAATCAAACACTCTTAGAGAGAACATTTTGTGAGTTGTCAGTTGCAACATCACTAGATGGAGAGTTAGAAGCATTGCAAGCCAAACCATTAGAATACTAACAACCAATAAGGGACCATTGTTATGACTGAGTGGACCATTATTATATAAGTATGTTGGTGACAAAATATAGAGAGTGTAAGGAAATAGAAAGGCAAAAGAGGATTGAGAGAATTGAGACGTATTCTCATCAACATTATTATGAAAGTATTTGTATAAGAGTTATATACAGAATACAAAACAACAGAAAGAAACTACTAACTACATTATACAGTTAGTTACATAACAATATTTGGATTATACAACAACACTCCTCCTTAATCCAAATTATCTAACTGTTTTAGGCCTAGCATATTTCTAAGCTTTTCAAATCTATGTTGTCTCAGAGGTTTTGTAAAGATGTTTGCAATTTGCTCTTCTGTATTGCAGTGAATCAACTGAATCTTGTTCTCCTTGAAACGTTCAATCTCAGCCTCTTCATCACCAATTACCATTAAATCATCTACGTAGACACACACTAAGAGTAGTTTTTGCTGTGAGTTTAACTTCACATAAACTCCAAATAAAACACTGCATTTGTGAAAGTCTTGTGCCATCACGAATGAATCAATGCACTTATTTCAGGCTCGGGGTGCCTGTCTAAGGCCATATAATGCCTTTTTGCAGACTATAGGCCTTCTGTTCTGCTACACTAACCCTAAAACCAGGTGGTTGTTTAACATAAACTTCCTCTTCTAGTGGCCATTCAAGAACGCTGACTTGACATCCAATTGACATATTTTCCAATTCTTTCAGCTAGCTATGGAAAGCAAAAGCCTTATGGTCTCCATGCGTGCTACTGGTGCATAGACCTTAGTAAAATCAATCCCATGTTTTTGCAAGAACCCCTTTGCTATCAACCTTGCCTTGTATTTGGCAATTGTGCCATCTGCTCTGCACTTGATCTTGAAAATCCACCTTACATTAATGGGGCTTTTATGCTTTGGCAGATCCACCAACTTCCACGTTCTGTTTTTCTCAATAGCTTTTAATTCCTCCACCATGTTTTTTCTACTATTGTATATCTATTGCTTGCTTCTAAGATATGGGCTCTGTGTCAACAAGGAATGTTAAGTGTGCAAGATCTCCATTGTTGGTGACTTCACTGTCATGAAATACTTCATAATCAGCAAGATCTCCTTCCTTATAATGAGTCCATATGGGCACCAAAGCTCCTGGATTTGGAGCGCCTCGAATGGGATACCCATATTGTTGTTGAGCTAGCACAAGAGTATAATTTATACAACTCCTTGTGCCTTTGAGAGGCACATTAGGAAAATTTTCACATGAAATGATACGTGACCTAAATTGCCAAGGAAGGCACCATCTGATCTTTCCCTTATTCAAACTTGCACAAAACTGAGCTTAATCCTTTGCCCCTTTAATTTCTGGCTTGTTTAATAAAACTTCTTTAACTGGACCTTCAACATTTGAAATACCCTTATTAATTCATGAGATGAACTACACGTACAATACAGGTAGACAACATAACATCTTCTTCTTGAGCTCATAGCAAAGGTTTAGACTTTCGTACACATCAGCGAAAATTGCATTAACTGGGCTTTCTGAATGATTTTTGTAAGCCACAAACACATTAATGGCAGTGTAGTCAACGATATTCTCCATGTTAGGGAAAAGCATGACTCCGTAGAGTGTGAGAGCTAACACGTCCATGAATGTTTCTCCAAACCCTTCTTCAGCCAATTGCCGCAAATACCACTCCAAATACCCCTGAGAGATGCCTTTCGAATTGCCCTGGTAATCATTTTACTTTCTAGCTCAGCAGGGTGCACTTTTAAGATTCCTGCTAATGTAACAATTGAGGTATGTTGACTTGAGTATTTGTAGGGAACCATGCCCTTCACTGACAATCCCAAAATATGCTCAAATTCTTCTTTTGTGGGTACAAACTGAAAATCTTGGAAGGTGAAACATCTTAACGGTGGGTCGTAGTATTAGGTCAAAGCTGTGATTGTTACAGCTTGAGCTTCCACTTTCAGCAAAACCTAATAAATTCCCATATTTCCTCTTGAAAGTATTCCTTGATATAGTCTTCATTCTTCTAGCTAACTCtcttaaatcactcaaatt encodes the following:
- the LOC114170385 gene encoding uncharacterized protein LOC114170385 encodes the protein MEFGVGGQLGFVSLKKKLSIKVAESNLSDLRELARRMKTISRNTFKRKYGNLLGFAESGSSSCNNHSFDLILRPTVKMFHLPRFSGNSKGISQGYLEWYLRQLAEEGFGETFMDVLALTLYGVMLFPNMENIVDYTAINVFVAYKNHSESPVNAIFADVYESLNLCYELKKKMLCCLPVLSRIISCENFPNVPLKGTRSCINYTLVLAQQQYGYPIRGAPNPGALVPIWTHYKEGDLADYEVFHDSEVTNNGDLAHLTFLVDTEPIS
- the LOC114169818 gene encoding outer envelope protein 61, producing MFNGMMDPDLIRIAQEHMSRMSPAELARIQQQMMSNPELMRMASESMKNMSSEDFKLAAEQLKHTRPEEMAEIGEKMANASPDEVAAMRSRVDAQIKYQLSAAEMLKKQGNELHSQGKFSEALKKYMLAKENIKEIPSFQSRKLLLACSLNLMSCYLKTRQYNECIKEGSEVLAYDAKNLKALYRRGQAYKELGRLNDAVSDLSKAHEVSPDDDTVTELLRDTKEKLTMGGGEQSTSGLVIEEITEEVEDVPPKSSLEQTVVQKKSGDTTKSTSTVNNGNSTSNADSLDALRKDPEAVRSFQNFIQNTNPATLASLNAGQFKDVSPDMIKTTSDVISKMSPDELQKMLDMASSFQGDNQFFRGGPPDSSFNPGSMPPNVTPDMFKAASDMISKMPADDLKKMFEMASSLKGKESIPSAAAVDEIQRNVYQSNMPSSSTNETTNYGESSSSHNVFSNMRSGSQSNFPSSSTDLQEQMRNQMKDPAMRQMFTSMIKNMSPEMMANMGEQFGVKLSPEEAARAQKAVSSMSPESLDKMMLWADRIQRGVESAKKTKNWLLGKPGMIFAICMLILAIILHRLGFIGG